A window of the Deferrivibrio essentukiensis genome harbors these coding sequences:
- the argF gene encoding ornithine carbamoyltransferase, translated as MKRDFLTLKDFTREELIEMIELAIKLKRDRKENIDQTHFMKGKKVALVFEKSSTRTRVSFEVGVYELGGYPLFLSKNDIQLGRGETIADTARTLSRYVDMIMIRTFAHSKIEELAKYSSVPVINGLTDDFHPCQVMADVMTIYEKLGKFNGVKVAFVGDGNNMANSWMIGAAKFGMDFTLACPKGYEAKKEVFEESQKIGKETGATIDIVYDPYEAVKGADIIYTDVWASMGQEEETEKRIKDFKGYQVDSNLMNATGKKTYFMHCLPAHRGEEVTEDVLESEMSIVFDEAENRLHAQKAIMVSLIK; from the coding sequence CTTGCAATAAAGTTGAAAAGGGATAGAAAGGAAAATATTGATCAGACTCATTTTATGAAGGGGAAAAAAGTCGCACTTGTTTTCGAGAAATCTTCTACAAGGACAAGAGTTTCCTTTGAAGTTGGTGTTTATGAGCTTGGTGGTTACCCGCTATTTTTAAGCAAAAATGATATTCAGCTTGGACGAGGTGAAACTATTGCTGATACCGCAAGGACACTTTCCCGCTATGTTGATATGATAATGATAAGGACTTTTGCACACTCTAAAATTGAGGAATTGGCAAAATATTCATCAGTCCCCGTGATTAACGGACTTACTGATGATTTTCATCCGTGTCAGGTAATGGCAGATGTTATGACTATTTATGAAAAACTCGGCAAATTTAACGGGGTTAAGGTTGCATTTGTCGGAGATGGTAATAATATGGCAAATTCATGGATGATTGGTGCGGCAAAGTTTGGAATGGATTTTACGTTAGCTTGTCCAAAAGGCTATGAAGCTAAAAAGGAAGTTTTTGAGGAATCACAAAAAATCGGCAAAGAGACCGGTGCTACTATAGATATCGTTTATGACCCTTATGAGGCAGTAAAAGGTGCAGATATAATTTATACGGATGTTTGGGCAAGTATGGGGCAAGAGGAAGAGACGGAAAAGAGGATAAAAGATTTTAAAGGGTATCAGGTGGATTCTAACCTAATGAATGCAACGGGGAAAAAGACATATTTTATGCATTGTTTACCTGCCCACAGGGGTGAAGAGGTAACAGAGGATGTTTTAGAGTCTGAAATGTCAATTGTTTTTGATGAGGCAGAAAACAGACTTCATGCCCAAAAGGCTATTATGGTAAGTTTAATAAAATAA
- a CDS encoding argininosuccinate synthase: MAREKVVLAYSGGLDTSVILKWLELKGLDVIAYVADLGQRDDLPAIEKKAYASGAKDFRIVDLKEEFVKDFVFTSIKFNALYEGRYYLGTSLARPIIAKGMVELAKEYGAKYIAHGATGKGNDQVRFELTAAALAPELKAIVPWRDPEFFNVIKGRKEAMEFAAKHNIPVKATVDKPWSSDENLMHISFEAGILEDPAQRPPKDMFELTVAPEDAPDTPETVEIEFVKGEPVAVNGEKLSPANLLKKLNEIGGRNAVGRVDMVESRYVGMKSRGVYETPGATILMAAHRDLEGLTLDGSLINLKDTLMPRFAHLVYAGYWYCAEMDCLRAFLEKSQEFVTGKVMLELYKGNITVVSRESAYTLYDKLVVSMDDDLGAYNQTDATGFIKLHSLPLRANAKRMKK; the protein is encoded by the coding sequence ATGGCAAGAGAGAAAGTAGTATTAGCGTATTCAGGAGGACTTGATACATCAGTTATTTTAAAGTGGCTTGAGCTTAAAGGGCTTGATGTCATTGCTTATGTTGCGGATTTGGGGCAGAGGGATGATTTGCCGGCAATAGAAAAGAAGGCTTATGCATCCGGTGCTAAAGACTTTAGAATAGTTGATTTAAAGGAAGAGTTTGTTAAGGATTTTGTTTTTACATCTATAAAATTTAATGCCCTTTACGAAGGTAGATATTATTTAGGGACTTCCCTTGCAAGGCCAATTATAGCAAAGGGTATGGTTGAGCTTGCCAAGGAATATGGTGCCAAATATATTGCTCACGGTGCAACAGGAAAGGGTAATGACCAGGTAAGATTTGAATTAACTGCTGCTGCGCTTGCTCCGGAATTAAAGGCTATCGTGCCATGGCGTGACCCTGAATTTTTTAACGTAATTAAAGGTAGAAAGGAAGCTATGGAGTTTGCAGCCAAACATAATATTCCTGTTAAGGCAACAGTTGACAAGCCTTGGAGTAGTGATGAAAACTTGATGCACATAAGCTTTGAAGCAGGGATATTAGAAGATCCTGCTCAGAGGCCACCAAAAGATATGTTTGAATTAACAGTTGCTCCTGAAGATGCCCCGGATACTCCTGAAACTGTTGAAATTGAATTTGTTAAAGGTGAGCCTGTAGCTGTTAATGGTGAAAAGCTGAGCCCTGCAAATTTACTAAAGAAATTAAATGAAATAGGCGGAAGAAATGCAGTAGGTAGAGTAGATATGGTTGAGAGCAGATATGTAGGTATGAAGTCAAGAGGTGTGTATGAAACACCGGGTGCAACTATTTTGATGGCTGCACATAGAGATTTGGAAGGGCTTACACTTGACGGCTCGCTTATAAACCTTAAAGATACTTTGATGCCAAGGTTTGCTCATCTTGTGTATGCAGGCTATTGGTATTGTGCTGAGATGGACTGCTTAAGAGCATTTTTGGAAAAATCTCAAGAATTTGTGACAGGAAAAGTTATGCTTGAGCTTTACAAAGGGAATATTACTGTTGTTTCAAGAGAGTCAGCATATACACTTTATGATAAATTGGTAGTATCTATGGATGACGATTTAGGTGCTTATAACCAGACAGATGCTACAGGATTTATAAAATTACACTCTTTACCACTAAGAGCGAATGCTAAAAGGATGAAAAAGTAG